One window from the genome of Nicotiana sylvestris chromosome 9, ASM39365v2, whole genome shotgun sequence encodes:
- the LOC104236595 gene encoding large ribosomal subunit protein uL14-like — protein MSKRGRGGSAGNKFRMSLGLPVAATVNCADNTGAKNLYIISVKGIKGRLNRLPSACVGDMVMATVKKGKPDLRKKVMPAVIVRQRKPWRRKDGVFMYFEDNAGVIVNPKGEMKGSAITGPIGKECADLWPRIASAANAIV, from the exons ATGTCGAAGCGAG GACGAGGAGGTTCCGCTGGGAACAAGTTCAGAATGTCACTGGGTCTGCCGGTGGCGGCGACGGTGAACTGCGCCGATAACACAGGTGCTAAGAACCTGTACATCATTTCAGTGAAAGGGATCAAAGGAAGGCTTAACAGGTTGCCTTCAGCTTGTGTTGGTGACATGGTTATGGCTACTGTTAAGAAGGGTAAGCCAGATCTTAGGAAGAAGGTTATGCCAGCTGTCATTGTTCGTCAGCGCAAGCCCTGGCGCCGAAAGGACGGCGTTTTCATGTACTTCGAAG ATAATGCTGGTGTGATTGTGAACCCCAAGGGTGAAATGAAAG GGTCTGCCATCACTGGCCCAATTGGAAAAGAATGTGCTGATCTTTGGCCTAGGATTGCAAGTGCTGCCAATGCTATTGTGTAG
- the LOC138877960 gene encoding protein FAR1-RELATED SEQUENCE 5-like, with amino-acid sequence MVGKTPGTYTSIKRDVQNRFAYMFFAPPASVAGWSYCRPVITVDATFLKLKYRGVLFAVVSKDTNNQIFPLCFGVADSENNEAYIWFFGEMRKAIQIRRELVFLSDRNQSIANGIRKVFPEAHHGICLYHFEKNLKQRHAKATVINLFQSAARSYKHEDFNQLMSQLKSIDKKTYNYIMEEPPKRWARSWFPRRRYDMLTTNIVESMNSVLLKGREMPILRMLDFVQEKLREWFYERRKKVK; translated from the exons ATGGTGGGCAAAACCCCAGGAACATACACAAGCATAAAAAGAGATGTGCAGAATAG ATTTGCTTACATGTTCTTTGCTCCTCCGGCATCAGTAGCTGGTTGGTCCTACTGTAGACCCGTTATTACAGTAGATGCAacgtttttaaaattaaaatatcgTGGTGTTCTATTTGCTGTTGTATCAAAGGATACAAACAATCAAATCTTTCCTCTATGTTTTGGTGTAGCAGATTCAGAAAATAATGAGGCATACATTTGGTTCTTCGGGGAAATGAGAAAAGCAATTCAAATCCGTCGTGAATTGGTTTTCTTGTCAGATAGAAACCAATCGATCGCAAATGGGATTAGAAAAGTTTTTCCTGAAGCTCACCATGGTATCTGCCTCTATCActttgagaaaaatttaaagcaaagacatgcaaaagccacggtaataaatctttttcaaagtgcTGCAAGGTCATACAAACATGAAGATTTTAATCAGTTAATGTCCCAACTCAAAAGTATTGACAAGAAAACATACAATTACATAATGGAAGAGCCCCCCAAGAGATGGGCTCGATCGTGGTTCCCACGGCGACGTTATGATATGCTAACAACAAACATAGTAGAATCAATGAATTCTGTTTTACTAAAAGGGAGAGAAATGCCTATTTTAAGAATGTTAGATTTTGTCCAAGAAAAGTTGAGAGAGTGGTTTTACGAACGgagaaaaaaagtcaaatga